Proteins encoded by one window of Desulfuromonas sp.:
- a CDS encoding ParA family protein, with translation MKGFPFVVTIASEKGGVGKTTIATNLAVYLKALREDLPVTIASFDNHFSVDSMFAIGTHRGASVAGLFEGAPAAGLAQLGEYGVQFLASERELSPPDDDLNHLRRALAASNLPGILILDTRPILDYFTRSALVAADLALVPVKDRASLVNAASLQQALVGSSGDGQRMWLLPSLIDARLRLRGKIGMRDFLSFSARERGYQVLETFIAKSPKVEGLATNLSSRVYPVLTHARSTVVHRQLRDLAGFVLERFDDTDRPLSQRSAALAGGAIPRGRARRLQGGCPVCGETTGGAEGHFFFDMRSRRRGLVHGPCLDDMLSGTDLKTYLSEEGLIALETRGAAVFGPEASLTVHLFQGSGNKVVEEEVGSPSDAPYGPFLEGATGRFAEEFYRETLLLTLQTGPVESFLGEAGYGHFSDMRRRVLREILAR, from the coding sequence GTGAAGGGGTTTCCGTTCGTGGTCACGATCGCCAGCGAAAAGGGGGGGGTGGGCAAGACCACCATCGCCACCAATCTGGCCGTCTACCTCAAGGCCCTGCGCGAGGACCTGCCGGTCACCATCGCCTCCTTCGATAACCATTTCAGCGTCGACAGCATGTTCGCCATCGGCACCCACCGGGGCGCTTCCGTGGCCGGCCTGTTCGAAGGAGCGCCCGCTGCCGGGTTGGCCCAGCTCGGCGAGTACGGTGTGCAGTTCCTGGCATCGGAGCGGGAGCTTTCCCCGCCCGACGACGACCTGAACCATCTTCGTAGAGCCCTCGCCGCCTCAAACCTGCCCGGCATCCTGATCCTCGATACCCGCCCCATCCTCGACTACTTTACCCGAAGCGCCCTGGTGGCCGCCGATCTCGCGCTCGTGCCGGTCAAGGACCGGGCTTCCCTGGTCAACGCGGCGTCCCTGCAGCAGGCCCTCGTTGGGAGCAGCGGCGACGGGCAAAGGATGTGGCTCCTGCCGAGTCTCATCGATGCCCGGTTGCGGCTCCGGGGCAAGATCGGGATGCGCGACTTTCTGTCCTTTTCCGCCCGGGAGAGGGGCTACCAGGTGCTCGAGACCTTTATCGCCAAGAGCCCCAAGGTGGAGGGACTGGCCACCAACCTCTCCAGCCGGGTCTACCCTGTCCTGACCCACGCCCGCTCGACCGTCGTGCACCGGCAGCTCCGAGACCTGGCGGGCTTCGTCCTTGAGCGCTTCGACGACACGGACCGCCCTTTGAGCCAACGGAGTGCCGCGCTGGCCGGCGGAGCGATACCCCGGGGACGGGCCCGGCGCCTTCAGGGGGGATGCCCGGTTTGCGGGGAGACGACCGGGGGTGCGGAGGGACATTTCTTCTTCGACATGCGAAGCCGGCGCCGCGGCCTGGTGCACGGCCCCTGCCTCGATGATATGCTCAGCGGCACCGACCTGAAAACCTATCTTTCGGAGGAGGGTCTCATCGCCCTCGAGACCCGCGGGGCCGCGGTTTTCGGACCGGAGGCCAGCCTGACCGTTCACCTGTTCCAGGGCTCCGGGAACAAGGTCGTCGAAGAGGAGGTCGGCAGCCCGTCAGATGCCCCCTACGGACCCTTTTTGGAAGGCGCCACCGGGCGCTTCGCCGAGGAGTTCTACCGGGAGACGCTCCTCCTTACCCTTCAGACCGGCCCCGTCGAGAGTTTCCTCGGCGAGGCGGGGTATGGGCATTTTTCCGACATGAGGCGCAGGGTCCTGCGGGAGATCCTGGCGCGTTGA
- a CDS encoding ABC-F family ATP-binding cassette domain-containing protein: protein MLQLRNIVKDFADRRIFAAINWHIRPGDRIGLCGENGAGKTTLLKMLAGTVHPDGGEVQAAKGTTFGYLPQDGLEHSGRSLFNEVKAALAELLGMEAELGRLEERIAEKHEAADLDRYAEVQERFRQGGGYEMEAEIGKVLRGLGFAEGDWEKPCEHFSGGWQMRIALAKLLLQRPNLLLLDEPTNHLDLPARNWLEEYLRAYPYAVVLVSHDRYFLDQVIGRIVEVWNGALTEYPGNYSKYLDERERRVAALLESKRRQDEEVAKIEAFINRFRYQANKASLVQSRVKQLEKIERIAVPPARKKIAFRFPDPPKGGRLALELKGACQSYGELKVLDGVDLAVEKGERVALVGANGAGKSTLMRLLAGVEAPRSGIREEGHNLHLAYFAQDQAKVLDPGKTVLREITDAAPFEMVPKVRDILGSFLFTGDDVEKRVDVLSGGERNRLALAILLLRPANLLLLDEPTNHLDLQSKEVLLQSLKGYKGTLVFVSHDRYFVDALATRVGEVGGGRAVSYLGNYEDFLRAKSAEGDASHSDLRVEQKTDEGTADGPADKETRRLQHAERKEAQRAEKRRQKELAAVEAAIETSEAELAAVEQEMADPDLYGDADRWRQVSARHEKLKDEIEVLYGRWEGLQLQESA, encoded by the coding sequence ATGCTTCAGCTTCGCAACATTGTCAAGGACTTCGCCGACCGGCGCATCTTCGCCGCCATCAACTGGCACATCCGTCCCGGGGACCGTATCGGCCTGTGCGGCGAGAACGGTGCCGGCAAGACGACCCTGCTCAAGATGCTGGCGGGGACGGTTCATCCCGACGGCGGAGAGGTGCAGGCAGCCAAGGGGACGACCTTCGGCTACCTGCCCCAGGACGGCCTCGAGCACAGCGGTCGCTCGCTCTTTAACGAGGTCAAGGCCGCCCTTGCCGAGCTTCTGGGGATGGAAGCCGAGTTGGGCCGACTCGAGGAGCGTATCGCGGAAAAGCACGAGGCCGCCGATCTCGACCGCTACGCCGAGGTCCAGGAGCGCTTCCGCCAGGGCGGCGGCTACGAGATGGAGGCGGAGATCGGCAAGGTGCTTCGCGGCCTCGGTTTTGCCGAAGGCGATTGGGAAAAGCCCTGCGAGCATTTCTCCGGCGGCTGGCAGATGCGGATCGCCCTGGCCAAGCTTCTGCTGCAGCGTCCCAACCTGCTGCTGCTCGACGAGCCGACCAACCACCTCGATCTCCCCGCCCGCAACTGGCTGGAGGAGTACCTCAGAGCCTATCCCTACGCCGTGGTCCTCGTCTCCCACGACCGGTACTTTCTCGACCAGGTGATCGGGCGCATCGTCGAGGTCTGGAACGGCGCATTGACCGAGTATCCCGGCAATTACTCCAAATACCTCGATGAACGGGAGAGGAGGGTGGCCGCCCTTCTCGAATCCAAGCGTCGCCAGGACGAGGAAGTCGCCAAGATCGAGGCCTTTATCAACAGGTTTCGCTACCAGGCCAACAAGGCATCCCTGGTGCAGAGCCGGGTCAAGCAGCTCGAGAAGATCGAGCGCATTGCCGTGCCTCCGGCCCGCAAGAAGATCGCATTCCGGTTCCCCGATCCGCCCAAGGGGGGGCGTCTGGCCTTGGAACTGAAGGGAGCCTGTCAGAGCTACGGCGAGCTGAAGGTTCTCGATGGCGTCGACCTGGCGGTGGAGAAGGGCGAGCGGGTCGCCCTGGTCGGCGCCAACGGAGCCGGCAAGTCGACCCTGATGCGCCTGCTGGCCGGGGTGGAGGCCCCCCGAAGCGGCATCCGGGAGGAGGGGCACAACCTTCACCTGGCCTACTTCGCCCAGGACCAGGCCAAAGTCCTCGATCCGGGAAAGACGGTGCTGCGCGAGATCACCGACGCCGCGCCCTTCGAGATGGTGCCCAAGGTCCGCGACATCCTCGGCTCGTTCCTTTTTACCGGCGACGACGTGGAGAAGAGGGTGGATGTCCTTTCCGGAGGCGAGCGCAACCGCCTGGCGCTGGCCATCCTGCTGCTGCGCCCGGCCAATCTTCTGCTTCTCGACGAGCCGACCAACCACCTCGACCTCCAATCGAAGGAGGTGCTGCTCCAGTCCCTCAAGGGCTACAAGGGGACCCTGGTCTTTGTCTCCCACGACCGCTATTTCGTCGATGCCCTTGCAACCAGGGTGGGCGAGGTCGGCGGCGGACGGGCGGTCTCCTACCTCGGCAACTACGAGGACTTCCTGCGCGCCAAGTCCGCCGAGGGGGACGCCAGCCACTCGGACCTGCGGGTGGAACAAAAAACGGACGAAGGCACCGCGGACGGCCCCGCCGACAAGGAGACGCGCCGCCTCCAGCACGCCGAGCGCAAGGAGGCCCAGCGGGCCGAGAAGAGGCGGCAGAAGGAACTTGCCGCGGTGGAGGCCGCCATCGAGACGAGCGAGGCGGAACTCGCCGCCGTCGAGCAGGAGATGGCCGACCCCGACCTGTACGGAGACGCCGACCGTTGGCGGCAGGTGAGCGCCCGCCACGAAAAACTGAAGGACGAGATCGAAGTGCTCTACGGCCGCTGGGAAGGGTTGCAGCTGCAGGAGAGCGCCTGA
- a CDS encoding Rne/Rng family ribonuclease, translating to MSRKMLINATLPEENRVAIVEEGILTELDIEIAGKEQTKGNIYKAVVVRVETGLQAAFVDFGGERLGFLQIGEIHPSYYQSSGNDGEGNRRPRIGDVLRRGMELQVQIVKEERGTKGAALTTYLSLPGRYMVLMPGSDTRGISRKIEEESQRKKIKQAMASLELPEKIGYIVRTAGIGQKKEELKRDFQYLLRVYENIQALSKKVKAPALVYQESNLVIRSLRDYFSADVDEVLVDDAAVFQEARDFFQQVMPEYAKLVKLHQERRPIFSRYQIEEQIETIAQNKVALPSGGSIVIDPTEALVAIDVNSGKMAGEQGIEATATRTNLEAATEVGRQLRLRDLGGLIVIDFIDMRDRKHIRDVEKNLKDALKSDKARVTVGRISQFGLLEMSRQRIKSTLAAGAYLGCPHCNGTGKVKSPEAQAVALLRRIHAGVAKGQVARVNAEVPLEVSTYLLNTKREELLQLERQYDITIHIKGHPGFVADQADISLAKRDKDAEKTGDVAQVVTAAAGLEAPPAPAAETAPAAQGEGQEAAQPPAEGEGGKRRRRRRRNRKRPAETTPGQESAAAEAAPQEEAMPETPPEAAPTADEKGPEGEEEEKPRSRRRRRRRRSEKTPSAETVETGGADKTEATAPVEPPSQPEALVEQPSQPEAPVESAPESVTEEKPKPAPKRRAPRKKAEKKPAEAAAPETAVGEKAAPPEQTSEAAPEAPAEEKPKPAPKRRAPRKKAEKKPAEAAAPETAVAEKAAAPEQTSEAAPEPPAGEKPKPAPKRRAPRKKAEVKPAEAAAPETAVAEKAAPEPPAEEKPKPAPKRRAPRKKAEVKPAEPPAEATSQAEPSSTAEVKPEGASEEKPKPTRKRRSPAKKTEEKAAEETAEPKPKPARTRRPARKKTETE from the coding sequence ATGAGCAGAAAGATGCTTATCAACGCCACTCTTCCCGAAGAGAACCGGGTGGCCATCGTCGAAGAGGGTATCCTCACCGAACTCGACATCGAAATTGCCGGCAAGGAACAGACCAAGGGCAACATCTACAAGGCGGTCGTTGTTCGGGTGGAAACCGGACTTCAGGCCGCCTTCGTCGATTTTGGAGGGGAGCGCCTCGGCTTCCTGCAGATAGGGGAGATTCACCCCTCCTACTACCAGTCCAGCGGAAACGACGGTGAAGGCAACCGACGCCCCCGGATCGGCGACGTGCTGCGCCGCGGCATGGAACTGCAGGTTCAGATCGTCAAGGAAGAGCGCGGCACCAAGGGGGCGGCGCTCACCACCTACCTCTCCCTTCCGGGCCGCTACATGGTGCTCATGCCCGGCAGCGACACCCGGGGCATTTCCCGCAAGATCGAAGAGGAATCCCAGCGCAAGAAGATCAAACAGGCCATGGCCTCGCTGGAGTTGCCGGAGAAGATCGGCTATATCGTCCGCACCGCCGGCATCGGCCAGAAAAAGGAAGAACTGAAGCGCGACTTCCAATACCTGCTGCGGGTCTACGAGAACATTCAGGCCCTGAGCAAAAAAGTCAAAGCGCCGGCCCTGGTCTACCAGGAATCGAACCTCGTCATCCGCTCGCTGCGCGACTACTTCAGCGCTGACGTTGACGAGGTGTTGGTGGACGATGCGGCGGTCTTCCAGGAGGCGCGGGACTTCTTCCAGCAGGTGATGCCCGAGTACGCCAAGCTGGTCAAGCTTCACCAGGAGCGGCGCCCCATCTTCTCCCGTTACCAGATCGAGGAGCAGATCGAAACAATCGCTCAGAACAAGGTCGCCCTCCCCTCCGGCGGCTCCATCGTCATCGACCCCACCGAGGCCCTCGTCGCCATCGACGTCAACTCCGGCAAAATGGCCGGCGAGCAGGGAATCGAGGCGACCGCCACCCGGACCAATCTGGAAGCGGCCACCGAGGTCGGCAGGCAGCTCCGGCTCCGTGACCTGGGGGGGTTGATCGTCATCGACTTCATCGACATGCGTGACCGCAAACACATCCGCGATGTCGAAAAGAACCTCAAGGACGCTCTCAAATCCGACAAAGCGCGGGTGACGGTGGGGCGCATCAGCCAATTCGGCCTCCTTGAGATGAGCCGCCAGCGCATCAAGTCGACCCTGGCGGCAGGCGCCTACCTCGGCTGCCCGCACTGCAACGGTACAGGCAAGGTCAAGAGCCCCGAGGCACAGGCCGTGGCTCTGCTGCGCAGAATCCATGCTGGAGTAGCCAAGGGACAGGTTGCCAGGGTAAACGCCGAGGTTCCCCTGGAGGTATCCACCTACCTGCTCAACACCAAACGCGAAGAACTTCTTCAGCTGGAACGGCAGTACGACATCACCATCCACATCAAGGGGCACCCCGGTTTCGTCGCCGACCAGGCCGACATCAGCCTCGCCAAGCGCGACAAAGATGCTGAAAAGACCGGCGACGTCGCCCAGGTCGTGACGGCAGCTGCCGGACTGGAGGCCCCCCCGGCCCCTGCCGCCGAAACCGCTCCAGCGGCCCAGGGCGAAGGACAGGAGGCCGCCCAGCCCCCTGCCGAAGGGGAAGGGGGCAAAAGGAGACGCCGGCGCCGGCGCAACAGGAAAAGACCCGCGGAAACCACACCGGGGCAGGAGTCGGCCGCCGCGGAAGCCGCGCCGCAAGAAGAAGCCATGCCCGAAACGCCTCCTGAGGCCGCTCCCACAGCGGATGAGAAGGGTCCCGAAGGAGAAGAAGAGGAAAAACCGAGAAGCCGCAGACGCCGCCGCAGGAGGAGGTCCGAAAAGACCCCTTCAGCTGAAACCGTCGAGACCGGGGGCGCTGACAAGACCGAAGCGACGGCCCCCGTCGAGCCGCCTTCTCAGCCCGAGGCCCTTGTCGAGCAGCCTTCTCAGCCCGAGGCCCCCGTCGAGTCGGCCCCCGAGTCCGTGACCGAGGAAAAGCCCAAGCCTGCGCCCAAGCGCCGCGCTCCCCGCAAGAAAGCCGAGAAAAAACCGGCCGAAGCGGCCGCCCCGGAAACAGCGGTGGGCGAAAAAGCGGCCCCCCCAGAGCAGACGAGCGAAGCGGCCCCCGAAGCCCCGGCCGAGGAGAAGCCCAAGCCTGCGCCCAAGCGCCGCGCTCCCCGCAAGAAGGCCGAGAAAAAACCGGCCGAAGCGGCCGCCCCGGAAACAGCGGTGGCCGAAAAAGCGGCCGCCCCAGAGCAGACGAGCGAAGCGGCCCCCGAGCCCCCGGCCGGGGAAAAGCCCAAGCCGGCGCCCAAGCGCCGCGCGCCCCGCAAAAAGGCCGAGGTAAAACCGGCCGAAGCGGCCGCCCCGGAAACAGCGGTGGCCGAAAAAGCGGCCCCCGAGCCCCCGGCCGAGGAGAAGCCCAAGCCGGCGCCCAAGCGCCGCGCGCCCCGCAAGAAGGCCGAGGTAAAACCGGCCGAGCCTCCTGCGGAGGCGACTTCTCAGGCGGAGCCCTCCTCAACGGCTGAAGTGAAACCTGAGGGCGCGTCCGAAGAGAAACCCAAACCGACCCGAAAGCGCCGATCGCCGGCCAAAAAGACCGAAGAGAAAGCGGCCGAGGAGACCGCGGAGCCAAAACCCAAACCGGCCCGAACGCGCCGACCGGCTCGCAAGAAAACCGAAACCGAATAA
- a CDS encoding Smr/MutS family protein: MAKKNKDQGRKAFQNSPFKTLKGLSGFKEEKPQSGPVVPPAPAAPQGRTTDAEAFALEMAKLGVKTTGEGQGRQDRPLSEESTRADAAPPSPGLGSDGELFLEALGKMDVTFRDEIPEPDKEPKAQPRRMKQVRKGALTPEAELYLHGLTREEARQKVRYFLEDALYKGLRTVVVVTGRGNHSGGEPVLRGEVERLLEQEGRKWALEWGRAPRQYGGEGALLVFLKGAKQEG, translated from the coding sequence ATGGCCAAGAAAAACAAAGACCAAGGTCGAAAGGCCTTTCAGAACAGCCCCTTCAAGACCTTGAAGGGGCTGTCTGGCTTTAAGGAGGAAAAGCCGCAGTCCGGCCCCGTCGTTCCCCCCGCGCCCGCAGCGCCGCAGGGGAGAACAACCGACGCGGAAGCTTTCGCTCTGGAGATGGCCAAGCTTGGGGTGAAAACGACGGGGGAGGGGCAGGGGCGACAGGACAGGCCTCTTTCTGAAGAATCGACTCGAGCGGACGCCGCTCCCCCGAGCCCGGGTCTGGGCTCTGACGGGGAACTCTTTCTCGAGGCCCTGGGGAAGATGGACGTCACTTTCCGGGACGAGATCCCCGAGCCGGACAAGGAACCGAAGGCCCAGCCGCGGCGCATGAAGCAGGTGCGCAAGGGGGCATTGACCCCCGAGGCCGAGCTTTATCTGCACGGTTTGACCCGTGAGGAAGCCCGGCAGAAGGTGCGTTATTTTCTGGAGGACGCACTTTATAAGGGATTGAGGACCGTTGTTGTCGTGACTGGCCGGGGAAACCACTCCGGGGGGGAACCCGTCCTGCGGGGAGAGGTGGAGCGCCTTCTCGAACAGGAGGGGCGCAAATGGGCCTTGGAATGGGGCAGGGCCCCCCGCCAGTATGGCGGGGAGGGGGCCCTGCTGGTCTTTCTCAAAGGGGCGAAACAGGAAGGTTAA
- a CDS encoding LysM peptidoglycan-binding domain-containing protein, producing the protein MRKLWALALLVFFGGCLPAEDPYFWSRTQQQTAPADPAVSAAAQGAPLVSDIPPSVTADDSSAEQFPTGVELAEPDQGQAFIPEEAPAVDPETLEDNRLLTGAGQLPPEDEGETVPAEKVVFDFPVVENDKVRYFIDYYTGPGRRTFARWLQRSGRYLPMMRQIFAEEGLPLDLAYLAMVESGFNDRAYSWAHAVGPWQFIESTGRMYGLESNWWRDERRDFEKATRSAARFLKDLHRRFDGDWYLAVASYNAGGGKVNGAIRKYRTRDFWELSRGSHLQTETKNYVPKLLAVLQIAKEPAKYSFTDLEFQPPLAYDVVLLPTATDLDVVARLCDVPYEEIKGLNPELKRWCTPPEIKNYPVRVPAGSAQRFTEAYAQLPPADRANYKRHRVSNGDTLLALAQRYNIRVKDIIALNGIKNPRALRIGTDLILPLKKGYSRLPVDEMEDDYVRSRRRTYTVRKGDSLWKIARKFSVSEKELRVWNRLGWSNVIRPGQTLAVSASGAKGRKTTGNGDGAPRKIVYEVRKGDTLWGIGRQFEVATRQIRNWNNLPKNHVLRPGDQLTLLVQARQRS; encoded by the coding sequence ATGAGGAAGTTATGGGCCCTTGCCCTTTTGGTTTTTTTTGGAGGTTGTCTGCCCGCCGAAGACCCGTATTTCTGGTCCCGGACGCAGCAGCAGACCGCCCCTGCAGACCCCGCTGTCTCGGCTGCCGCCCAGGGCGCCCCCCTCGTTTCTGATATCCCCCCTTCGGTGACCGCTGACGATTCTTCTGCGGAGCAATTTCCTACGGGCGTCGAACTCGCGGAACCCGACCAGGGCCAGGCGTTCATCCCGGAAGAGGCGCCCGCCGTTGATCCGGAGACCCTCGAGGACAACCGGTTGCTCACTGGTGCCGGCCAGCTGCCCCCTGAAGACGAGGGCGAGACCGTCCCGGCAGAGAAGGTGGTCTTCGATTTCCCCGTGGTGGAGAACGACAAGGTTCGCTATTTCATCGACTATTACACCGGACCGGGTCGCAGGACCTTTGCCCGCTGGCTGCAGCGTTCGGGTCGCTACCTGCCGATGATGCGGCAGATTTTCGCCGAGGAGGGTCTGCCGCTGGACCTGGCCTATCTGGCCATGGTCGAATCGGGGTTCAACGACCGGGCCTACAGTTGGGCCCATGCGGTCGGTCCCTGGCAGTTCATTGAAAGCACGGGCCGGATGTACGGCCTGGAGAGCAACTGGTGGCGCGACGAGCGCCGGGATTTCGAGAAGGCCACCCGGTCCGCCGCTCGTTTTCTCAAGGACCTCCATCGTCGCTTCGACGGGGACTGGTATCTGGCGGTCGCTTCATACAACGCCGGCGGCGGCAAGGTCAACGGGGCCATCAGGAAATACCGGACCCGCGATTTCTGGGAGCTGAGCCGGGGCAGTCACCTGCAAACGGAGACGAAGAACTACGTCCCCAAGCTTCTGGCTGTACTGCAAATCGCCAAGGAACCCGCCAAGTACAGCTTTACCGATCTGGAGTTCCAGCCGCCCCTCGCCTACGACGTCGTTTTGCTGCCCACCGCCACCGACCTTGACGTGGTCGCCCGACTCTGCGATGTCCCCTACGAGGAAATCAAAGGGCTCAACCCCGAGCTGAAGCGCTGGTGTACTCCCCCCGAAATCAAGAATTACCCCGTCCGGGTTCCCGCCGGGAGCGCCCAAAGGTTCACCGAGGCCTACGCCCAGCTCCCCCCTGCCGACCGTGCCAACTACAAGCGTCACCGGGTCAGCAACGGCGATACCCTCCTTGCCCTTGCCCAGCGCTACAACATCCGGGTGAAGGATATCATCGCTCTCAACGGGATCAAGAATCCCCGTGCCCTGCGCATCGGGACCGACCTGATCCTTCCCCTCAAGAAGGGTTACAGTCGATTGCCCGTCGATGAGATGGAGGACGATTACGTCCGCAGTCGTCGCCGCACCTATACCGTTCGCAAAGGCGACAGCCTGTGGAAGATCGCGCGCAAATTCAGTGTCTCCGAGAAGGAACTCCGGGTCTGGAACCGCCTCGGCTGGAGCAATGTCATCCGCCCTGGGCAGACTCTGGCGGTTTCTGCTTCCGGGGCCAAGGGCAGAAAAACCACCGGCAACGGAGATGGAGCCCCGCGCAAGATCGTCTACGAGGTGCGCAAGGGGGACACTCTGTGGGGGATCGGGCGCCAGTTCGAGGTGGCCACCCGCCAGATCCGAAATTGGAACAACCTTCCGAAAAATCATGTGCTTCGCCCGGGGGATCAGTTGACTCTTCTGGTGCAGGCCCGTCAGCGCAGCTGA
- the hflX gene encoding GTPase HflX: MIHGNLSGLKASQIKALERIYRRRVPAEQVITSELARFLSERSFEMRRQVGVIIDRLGEVKHVIIGDDREIVIPDLSGYGLGRSGLRGLRCIHTHLKGEPLSQYDLTDLALLRLDLMAAVGVGEGGLPDRVHYAHILPTNPEGKSVEVLSAPSVYDLDLDMAGFVRSLEAELERKMGETVDLSDTREKAILISVSHASRGEVEDSLDELAELARTANVVVLDRVVQRPRKINPRFLMGEGKIKEVVIRALQQGATLLIFDQDLTPAQARAISAITEVKVVDRSQLILDIFARRAHTLDGKVQVELAQLKYILPRLSGKGTALSRLMGGIGGRGPGETKLEIDRRRIRDRISRLEKQLQSLARGRRQRRQRRIRAEVPIVSIVGYTNAGKSTLLNALTQSDVLTEDLLFATLDTATRRLRFPQEREVIITDTVGFIRHLPKSLLGAFKSTLEELEDADLLLQVVDLSNPRFEEQIGAVERILEDLDLGRIPRLLVFNKTDLVPAEEVAPLCRRFQAVPISARERPTFVTLLAELEHRFWPGQGEGP, translated from the coding sequence GTGATTCACGGCAACCTTTCCGGCCTCAAGGCCAGCCAGATCAAGGCCCTGGAACGCATCTACCGGCGCCGCGTGCCGGCGGAGCAGGTGATCACCTCCGAGTTGGCCCGCTTCCTGAGCGAGCGATCCTTCGAGATGCGCCGCCAGGTGGGGGTCATTATCGACCGCCTGGGAGAGGTCAAGCACGTCATTATCGGCGATGACCGTGAAATCGTCATCCCCGACCTCTCCGGCTACGGTCTCGGCCGCAGCGGCCTGCGGGGGCTGCGCTGCATCCACACCCACCTCAAAGGGGAGCCCCTGTCCCAGTACGACCTGACTGACCTGGCGCTGCTGCGGCTCGACTTGATGGCGGCCGTCGGGGTCGGCGAGGGGGGGCTGCCCGACAGGGTCCATTACGCCCACATCCTGCCGACCAACCCCGAAGGCAAGAGCGTCGAGGTCCTCTCCGCACCCTCGGTCTACGATCTGGACCTGGACATGGCCGGGTTTGTCCGTTCCCTCGAGGCGGAACTCGAGCGGAAGATGGGCGAGACCGTCGATCTCTCCGACACCAGGGAAAAGGCGATCCTCATCTCCGTCAGCCACGCCTCCCGCGGCGAGGTGGAGGATTCTCTCGATGAGTTGGCCGAGCTGGCCCGCACTGCCAACGTGGTCGTGCTGGACCGGGTCGTTCAGCGGCCGCGCAAGATCAACCCCCGCTTCCTCATGGGCGAGGGGAAGATCAAGGAGGTGGTCATCCGGGCCCTTCAGCAGGGTGCGACCCTGCTGATCTTCGACCAGGACCTCACCCCCGCCCAGGCGCGCGCCATCTCCGCCATCACCGAGGTCAAGGTTGTCGACCGCTCCCAGTTGATCCTCGACATCTTCGCCCGACGGGCCCATACCCTCGACGGCAAGGTCCAGGTGGAGCTTGCCCAGCTCAAATACATCCTCCCCCGGCTCTCCGGAAAGGGGACCGCATTGTCCCGCCTTATGGGGGGCATCGGCGGTCGCGGCCCCGGCGAGACCAAGCTGGAGATCGACCGGCGCCGCATCCGCGATCGTATATCCCGGCTCGAGAAGCAGCTCCAGAGCCTGGCCCGGGGGCGCCGGCAACGCCGGCAACGGCGTATCCGCGCCGAAGTGCCGATCGTCTCCATCGTCGGCTACACCAACGCCGGCAAATCGACCCTTCTCAACGCCCTGACCCAGAGCGACGTCCTCACCGAGGACCTCCTTTTCGCCACTCTCGATACCGCCACCCGGCGCTTGCGTTTTCCGCAGGAGCGCGAGGTCATCATTACCGATACCGTCGGTTTCATCCGCCATCTGCCCAAGAGCCTCCTGGGGGCCTTTAAATCGACCCTGGAGGAGCTGGAGGATGCCGATCTGCTGCTGCAGGTGGTTGACCTCTCCAACCCCCGTTTCGAGGAACAGATCGGGGCGGTCGAACGCATCCTCGAGGATCTCGACCTCGGCCGCATCCCCCGCCTTCTGGTCTTCAACAAGACCGACCTGGTGCCCGCCGAGGAGGTCGCCCCCCTGTGCCGCAGGTTCCAGGCCGTTCCCATCAGCGCCAGGGAGCGCCCCACCTTCGTCACCCTCCTGGCCGAGCTTGAGCACCGATTCTGGCCCGGACAGGGAGAGGGGCCTTGA
- the fabI gene encoding enoyl-ACP reductase FabI — protein sequence MGLMDGKRGLILGVANDMSIAWGIAQKLRAEGAELAFTYLNGALEKRVRPLAESLDAKLILPCDVASDDQVEAVFEEVGKEWGEIDFVVHAIAFANREDLKKPFSQTSRDGFALAMDISAYSLVAVARYAAPLMKEGGSIVTLSYLGAARVIPNYNVMGVAKAALEASVRYLAAELGEKAIRVNGISAGPIKTLAASGIANFREKLKLMDERAPLKRCVTQDEVGGSALYLLSDLASGVTGEIHYVDAGYNIQGA from the coding sequence ATGGGTTTGATGGACGGAAAACGCGGCCTCATTCTGGGTGTCGCTAACGATATGAGCATTGCCTGGGGGATCGCCCAGAAACTGAGGGCGGAGGGGGCCGAACTGGCTTTCACCTATCTCAACGGGGCCCTGGAGAAGCGGGTTCGCCCGCTGGCCGAAAGTCTCGATGCCAAGCTGATCCTTCCCTGTGACGTGGCCAGCGACGACCAGGTCGAGGCGGTTTTCGAGGAAGTCGGCAAGGAGTGGGGGGAGATCGATTTCGTCGTTCACGCCATCGCCTTCGCCAATCGGGAGGACCTCAAAAAGCCGTTCAGCCAGACAAGTCGCGACGGTTTCGCGCTCGCCATGGACATCAGTGCCTATTCCCTGGTGGCGGTGGCACGCTATGCGGCTCCTCTGATGAAAGAGGGCGGCAGCATCGTCACCCTGAGTTATCTCGGCGCCGCGCGGGTGATTCCGAACTACAACGTCATGGGCGTGGCCAAGGCCGCTCTCGAGGCCTCGGTGCGTTACCTGGCTGCCGAACTCGGTGAGAAGGCGATCCGGGTAAACGGCATCTCCGCCGGGCCGATCAAGACCCTGGCCGCCTCGGGCATCGCCAATTTCCGAGAGAAACTCAAGCTCATGGACGAGCGCGCCCCCCTGAAGCGCTGCGTCACCCAGGACGAGGTCGGCGGCTCGGCCCTTTACCTCCTTTCCGACCTGGCGAGCGGAGTGACCGGAGAAATTCATTATGTCGATGCCGGGTACAATATCCAAGGGGCTTGA